The Amycolatopsis sp. NBC_01480 genome segment ACGCTGGGCCTGGAGCGCGTGACGGTCCATTCGAGCGTGCGGGCCACTTCGGCGTACGCGCGCCAGGGCTTCGCGGTGTCCCCGCAACTCCTGCAGGCCGACCTCCGGAGTTGAACGCCGGCGCGCACACTGGGCCCATGCAGGAGACCGCAGATCTCGAGAGCGCGGCCGCAGTCTTCGCCGGGGTGCGGGCGCGGCTGTTCGGCATCGGGTACCGGATGACGGGCAGTGCGGTGGACGCCGAGGACCTGGTGCAGGAGACCTGGCTGCGCTGGCAGAACTGCGACCGGGCCGCCGTCGCCGATCCGGGTGCGTACCTCGCGACGGCGATCACGCGGCTGGCGATCAACGCCGGGCAGAGCGCCCGCGCGCGGCACGAGGCCTACGTCGGGCCGTGGCTGCCCGAGCCGGTTGATACTTCCGCGGACCCGCAGCTCGGCGCGGAACGGGGCGCGGCGCTGGAGTTCGCCGTGCTGCTCCTGCTGGAGAAGCTCTCGCCGACCGAGCGGGCGGCGTACGTGCTGCGGGAGGCCTTCGACTACCCGTACCCCCAGATCGCCGAGATCGTGCGGACCACCGAGGCCTCCGCGCGCCAGCTGGTCAGCCGCGGTCGCAAGCGGCTGGCGGCCGAGCGGCGGGCGCCGGTGAGTGCGCCCGAGCAGCGGCGGCTGCTGTCCGCGTTCGTGGCCGCCGCGCGGGCCGGGGACCTTTCGGCGCTGGAAGAGCTGTTCGCGGCGGACGTCGTGAGCTACTCCGACGGTGGCGGCGTCGTGCGCGCTTCGCGGATTCCCGTCCACGGCGCGCAGACGGTGGCGAAGTACCTGCGGGCGTTCGCGAGCCGGTTCTGGGCCGGCGTCGACGTCTCGTGGGTGGAGGCGAACGGCGGGCCCGGCGCGCTGCTCCGCCGCGACGGCGAGGCCATCGCCATGGTCACCGTCACCGCCTCGGCCGACGGGATCGAGCAGCTGCTCTGGGTGATGAACCCCGCCAAACTCGCCGCGATCACCAGGCCCTGAACGCGAATTTCCCCGCGGTTGTCACAGATCGCCGTGCTGTCCGGTCTCAGCTGGTAGCCGCCGCATCGGCGGGGGCATTCACCGAAGGGGTTCAGCATGAAGATCGTCGTCATCGGCGGTACCGGCCTGATCGGCTCGCAGGTGGTCCGGACGCTGACCGGGCACGGCCACGAGGCCGTGGCGGCGTCACCGGGGTCGGGCGTGAACACGATCACCGGGGAAGGCCTCAAGGAGGTGCTGCAGGACGCGCAGGTGGTCGTCGACGTGTCGAACTCACCGTCGTTCGCCGACGAAGACGTGCTGGCGTTCTTCCGCACTGCCACCGGAAACCTGGTCGAGGCGGCCGGGGCGGCGGGCGTCGGGCACTACGTCGCGCTGTCGGTGGTCGGGAGCGACCGGCTGCCCGAGGCCGGTTACCTGCGGGCGAAGGTGGTGCAGGAAGACCTGATCAAGCAGTCCGGCATCCCGTTTTCGCTGGTGCGCGCCACGCAGTTCTTCGAGTTCGTCGGCGGGATCGCCGACTCGGCCACCCAGGGCACCACGGTCCGGCTCCCCGCCGCGGGCGTGCAGCCGATCGCGGCCGCGGACGTCGCCGCGGTGGTCGCGCGGACCGCGGCCGGCGAGCCCCTCGGCGGCACGGCCGAGATCGCCGGCCCGGACGTGCTCACCATGGACGAATGGGTCCGCACCGGCCTGGCCTTCCGCGGCGACCCCCGCGAGGTCGTGACCGACGACGAGGCCCGCTACTTCGGCGCCAAACCAGGCAAGGACGGCCTGCTGCCCGGCCCGGGTGTCGAGCTGGCGGAGACCCGGTTCGTGGACTGGCTCCCGGCCAACTGACGCTCGTCCGCGCAACAGGATGCGGGTGTTGATCGTGCACAGGCGGCGACTTCCTTGGCCGTGACGGCTTTGCCGACGATCAAGCCCGCAGCTCACGCGGGCTCGTGCGGTCCGGGCGCTGCCCGGTGGCGGGCAGTTCGCGGACTGCGCGGGCGGCCCGCGCGGGCGCCGCGGTTTCGTGGTGGCGTCGCAATCTGTGGGGTGGCGCTGCCCCGCGCGGTGGCCGCGGTTTCGTGGTGGCGCCGCAACTCGTGGGGTGGCGCAGCCCGCGCGGTCGCCCCGGTTCGCGGTGGCGCCGCAACCTGTGGGGCGGCGCCGCCCCGCGCGGTCGCCCCGGCCTCGGGGTGGTGCCGCAACCGGTGGTGCGCCTGCGTCCTCGGCCGTCGGCATCGGCGTTTCGAGATCAGGCGGAATAGTCCTCGAGGGTGATGGCGCATGCGGCGTCGGCGCGGTCGGCCTCGCTGACGGGGCGGCCTGCGGCGGCGTCGCGCGCCATCTGCTGGTTCCGGCCGACGTAGCCCTGCATCACCTGCTGGTAGCGAGCGAACGCGGCTGCGTGGTCGGCGGGGTCCTTCGCGAGTTCACCGGCGAGCACGTACGCACCGACCAGCGCCATGCTCGTGCCCTGACCAGCTCGGGGCGAAGCGCAGTACGCCGCGTCGCCGACGAGGGCGATCCGGCCGGCCGACCAGCGGTCGAGGCGGACTTGGCTGGTGGAGTCGAAGAAGAAGTCCGGCGCCTCCCACATACGGTCCAGCAGCCGGGGCGTTTCCCACCCGACCCCGGCGAAGTGCTCGGCGAGAATGTCCTTCTGCTGCTTGACATCGTGGTAGTCGAAGTCGAGCTCCGGAGAGGCGAACCGCAGCATCGCCCGGGCCTCGGTGTTGTGCCGGGCGCTGTAGACGCCGACCAGCCCGTTTTCGGGGGCGTGGAACGTCTGCCAGCGGTCGAGGCCGAGGAAGTTGTCCACCGTGAAGATCGTCATGTAGCTGCCCAGGAACCGGACGAAATCCGCCTCCGGGCCGAACACCAGCCGCCGCACGCCGGAGTGCAGGCCGTCCGCGCCGAGCACCAGGTCGAAGCGGCGCGGCGGACTGCGCCGGAAGGTGCCTTCGACGTCGTTTCCGTGCTGGGTAAGGGAAGTGATGACGTCGCCGAACAGGCACTCGGGGTCGGCGGCGTCGGACAGCAGGGTGGTCAGGTCGTCGCGCATGATCTCGACGTCGTCGTTGTCGATCAGGCCGCCGGTGAGCGTGGCCTCGGTGGACCGGGAGAGTTCCTTGCCCTGGCTGTCCACAAACGACATTCCGCGCAGATCGGTCTTGGCCGCCCGGATCGGCTCCAGCAGCCCCATCCGCTCGACGACCTGGAGCGCGGCACCGCGGACGTCGATGGCCTGCCCGCCGCCGCGCGGGCCGGGGGAGCGCTCGACGATGGTCGGCTGGAAACCCCGGTGCCGCAACCAATAGGCCAGCGTCAGGCCGGTCACACTGGCTCCGGAAATCAGTACACTCGGCACGGACCTCTCCTCTGTCAGGGGGACGCTTCCAGCTTCGCCGCGGTGGATCATGGCCGCCATGCACGAATCGGCACGGAATAGTTCCGCTCCGGGCAATGCCTCCGCCGTGAAGCACGGCGTGCTTCACTCGGGTCATGGCTGAGTCGTATGGGGTGCAGGGGCCGGACAAAGTGACCTATTACGCCCAGGTGGCGGCCTCCGACGCGGGCCGGGGGTACAAGCGTCAAGTGCTGGAAGCGCTGGATCTGCGGCCCGGGCAGACGGTGCTGGACGTGGGGTGCGGCCCGGGTACCGACCTGCCCGGCATGGCCGACGCCGTGACCGCGTCCGGCGTGGTGATCGGGGTGGATCTCGAGCCGTCGATGGTCGGGCAGGCGCGCCGCCGGGTGGCGGACCGGCCGTGGGTCGAGGTACGCGAGGGCGACGCGCACGCGTTGCCGGTGCCCCCGCAGAGCGTCGATCGCGCCCGCGCCGACCGGATGGTCCAGCACGTCGCCGATCCGGCGGCGGTGTTCGCCGAATTCCGGCGGGTGCTGCGGCCCGGCGGTGTGGCGTGTGTGGCGGAGCCGGACTGGGACAGCCTGGTGGTCGACCCGGGCGACCTCGAAACCAACCGGGCGTTCAACCGCTTTGTCTGCGCCACGATGGTCCGCAACGCCACCGTCGGTCGGCAGGCGGCGAGGCTGGCGCAGCAGGCCGGCCTGGAAGTGCTCGACGTGATCACGTCCGCGCCGGTGTTCCGCGACTTCGCCCTGGCCGACCGGATCCTGGGACTGAGCCGCAACACCGAACGGGCCATTCGGGCAGACCAGCTGGACCGGGAAACCGGCACGCGCTGGCTGGCCGAGATCGCCGCGGGCCCGTTCCTGGCCAGCACTTTGGTGTTCCTGACGGTGGTCCGCCGCCCGGCCTAGCGCGGGCGGCTTCGTCACGCCCGAAGTTGCACCGGACGGCCGCGAAGATCATCATCGCCGAGGTGGGCCCAGCCCCGATTCCCGCCGAGAAGCCCAGAGGCCCAGAAGCCCAGAAGCCGAGAAAGGACCGATCCGTGAAGCTGCCTCGCCTGACGTTCCTGCTGCCGCTGGTCGCCCTGGCCACGCTGGTCCCGGCGCCCGCCGCGTCCGCCGTGATCGGCGGGTCGGTCAGCACCCGGGGGCCGTGGGCGGTGCGGATGCTGGTGGACGGCAAGGGGGAGTGCACCGGGACCGCGCTCAGCCGGGAGTGGATCATCGGCGCCTCGCACTGCTTTTTCGAGCAGGCCCAGGACATCGCGGACGCCCGGATCGAGTTCCGGGTGGGCAGCCTGGACCAGCGCCGGGGCACGGCGGTCCACCCGGTGCCCGGCAGCCGGCAGGGCAGCCCGGTCGCCGACATGATGCTGATCAAGGTGCCGCCGATGACCGTCACGCCGGCGAAGCTGCCCGGCGCCGAGCCGGTGCGGCCCGGTCAGACCGTCCGGCAGTACGGCTGGGGCGCCACCTGCCAGGGTGACGAGAACTCCTGCCAGTCGGACGTGCTGAAGCAGTCGGACCTGCGGGTCACCAAGTCCGAGGACCCGCGGTGCGAGGGCTTCGGCGGCGGCACGGACTTCTGCCTCACCAGCATTTCCGGGATCCCGGCGGGCGGCGACTCCGGCGGCCCGATCATGGGCACCGGCGCCGCGGCGGACACGCTGGTCGGCGTGTTCGACACCTCCGACCGCGAGAGCGTGGCGGGCGCGGGCGAGGTTTCCCAGCAGCTGGCCTGGATCCGGAAGGTCATCGGCAGCTGAGCCGAAAGGGTCCCCGGAAACACCTCCCCGGGGACCCCAGCGGGCTACTTGGTCATGAACTCGTCCAGGCGCAGCGGGCGGCCGACGATCCGGACGTCGCCGACCCAGCCGTGGAAGACCTGGTCGACGGCGCCGTCGTAGGAGTGGCCGCCGAGCATCCAGGCCAGCCCGAGCGAGGCGATCCCGACCGAGTCGGTGGACGGGTTGTCCGCGACCGGCGAGCTTTCCACGTACATCCGGGTGTGGTGCCCGTCGTTCACCACGGCCAGGTGCCACCAGGTGTCCTCGGGCAGGCCGTGACCCCAGTTGGTGGTCGGGGAGCTCTGGTTCAGCGGATAGCAGTTGAACTGCGGCTCACGGCCGTTGTTGGAGATGCACAGCTGCGCCACCGGCTCCTTCGGGTCGGTGTTGCGGCCGTGCTTGCCGGCGGCCCCGGCCGCGCCCCAGCGGCTGAGCAGCGCCATGAAGCCGTTGTTGTTCGCGTCCCAGTCCAGCGGGATCTTGATGAACGCTTCGATGGTGTAGCCGCGCTGGAACGTCTCGGCGTTCAGCGGCGCCCGCGCGCCGGTGGTCAGGTACGCGCCGTGCAGCGGGTTCCGGCCGCCGGCGAACCGGAGGCTGGCGTGGCCCGGCTGGTCGGGGTGGTGCTCGGTGGACCAGGTGAGCGCGTCGGCGGCGCTGCCGGCCACGGTGGCCAGGCTCAGGTCGTTGCCGTGCCCGGAGAGGTCGCGCACCGGCTGGCCCGCGGTGACCTGGCTGCCGTCGCCGCCGCCGTTGTCGAATCGCCAGTACGCCAGGGTGCCCGGCACCAGCATCTTGTTCGCCGGCCGCGCGGGGCGGACCGGCACCGGCAGGAAGCCGGCGAACCGCTGGTCGAAGTCGAACGGGATGGAGAAGTAGTCGACCGGCGTGGTGAGGCGCGATTCCAACACCGCCATGCGGTTCCGCTCGGCCGGGGGCTGGGCCAGGATCCACGGCGAGATCGTCTCGACGTCGATCGTGTTGCGCTCCAGGTCGAAGTGGTACAGCCGCAGCATGCCGCCGCCGCCGAAGTAACGGTTCTGGTAGTTCGTGATGTGCAGGTGGACGTCGTGGCCCGCCGCGTTCTTCTTGACCACGCGCCCGGACGGCCAGTAGTGCCCGTTCAGCGTCAGGAAGACCTGGTCGTTGTCCTTGATCAGCCGCTCCCAGACCTGCTGCCCGTAGTCGGTGATCACCGCGTTGTTCTCGGGGTCGCCGGACTCGTACGGGTAGACGTTGTCGTCGTAGGTCGAGCCGACGATCTCGTGCGCGGTGAGGATCACCGGCATCTTCGGGTGGGCCTTGACCACCTGGTCGGCCCACGCGAAGCCGGCCTCCGAGGTTCGCCAGTCCATCGCCAGCAGCAGCCAGTCGCGGCCCGCGGCGCGGAAGGTGTGCGCGGTGTTGTACCCGCTCGCGTCCGCGCCGAGGAACGACTTCGACCGCCGGAACCGCTGCGGCCCCATGGTCTGGAGGTACGGCGTGGAGCCGCGGGTGTCGTCGCCGGACACGTCGTGGTTGCCGGCCAGCACGCTGTACGCGACGTTGTGCGAGTCCATCACCTCGAACGCCTTGCCGACCGCCTGGAACGACGTCGGGTCGGCGTCCTGCGTCAGGTCGCCGAGGTGCGCCATGAAGACGATGTTGTTGTCCGGGTTCCCGCTCTGGTTGATCACGTAGCGGAACGACGCCTCCTGCGGCTCCGGGGCCAGGCTGTTCTGGCTGCCCCAGTACAGGTATTGGGTGTCCGGCATGACGGCGAGGGTGAACTGGAGGCTCTCGGCGTCCGGGCTCCACCGGCCGATCCCGCCGGGCCGTCTGCCCGCGGCATCGGCAGCATCGACAGCAGTGTCGGCGGACGCGGGTGACGCGCCGAGCGCGCCCAGCGCCGTGGCCCCGACCCCGGCCAGTCCCGCGTTGCGGAGGAAGGACCGGCGGCTCGGCCCTTCCGGGGTGGGAGAGGAGTCGCCGCTGCCTTGGCTCACACGCATGATGGGTTCCGTCCAGGGGTGCCGGGGAGGATGCTGAGTCGCCCCGACGCTAAGCATGAACGGCCACCACGAGGCCAACGGAAGATGACGGCCATGGGTCGGCTGCCTTACCAGGACCGCCGGCGCCGCAGGTTGTCCAGTCCATGTCCTGCGGCGCCGCCGGATCACCCCCTCAGCCGCTACGGATGCGGGCGCTCCGTGTCCATCCGGTCACTGTCCATATCGGACACGGCGTGGCTCCCGATCTCAGGAGCGGCCCGGCCGTCCGGCCAGCCCGGTGGCCGCGGCCAGCGCTGCCAGGCAGGCGGTCGCGATGAAGAGGTTGGCGTCCAGCCCGAGCACCTTCGGAGACTGCGCCTTGAACTCCTCGTCGACCAGGGTGGTGCCCGGGAACAGGGTGGCGCCGTACATGCCGAGCCACGGGGTGGACACGATCGCGGCCGCGGTCCGCAGATTGCGGTCCGGGTCGCCCTTCTTGGACGCCAGCAGCGCCAGCCCGGCGCCGCCGAGCAGCTGGGTCATCACGATGTACTGGGCGTCGTGGAATTTGGCGTGCCCGGGCCAGCGGGGGTTCCGCAGGTGCTGGCGCGCTGTTTTCGGCACGAGGAAGTCCGCCGTGAACGCGCCCGCGGCCGTGGTCGCGCCGACCAGTCCGACCAGGAATCGGGCTGCTGACTTTCGTGCTCCGCGTGGCTTCATGGTCCCCAGCAGAACATCTCCAGTTTGGTCGAGGTCAAGGGCCGGCTCACGCGGGCGGGCGGCGGCCGGACCAGGAGGCGGCGCGTTCGAGCTGGCCGGCCAGCCGGATCAGCAGGTCCTCCCGGTTCTGGGCGGCGACGAACTGCAGGCCGATGGGCAGGCCGTCGGCATTCCAGTGCAGCGGCAGGGAAATCGCCGGCTGGCCGGTGATGTTGAACGGGGCGGTGAAGCCGCCGAGCAGGCTGATCCCGGCGGCCAGCTGCTCCGGCGGGGCGGCCTCGGGGGCCAGCTCGCCGAGCTTGCCGGGCGGGGCGGGCAGGGTCGGGGTCAGCATGATGTCCAGCTCGTCCTCCCACAGGGCGGCCACGCCGCGGGCCCAGCGCTGGGAGGCGGTGATCGCGTTCAGGTACTGGACGGCGGTGACCTGCCGGCCGGCTTCGCAGAGCATCGCGTTCATCGGCTCCAGCACCGACGGGGGCAGCTCCTCGCCCAGGCGCTGCGACCAGCTGTCCAGCTCCCACGCGACCGCCGCGGCGAGCACCGGCGGCATGGCGTCGAACAGGCCGGGGGCGTCCAGCGCGGGGGCCGCGGCCGGGGCGACGTGGTGGCCGAGCGATTCGAGCAGGCGGGCGGTGTTCTCGACCGCGGTGACGCAGTCCGGGTGGGCCGTCTCGCCGAGGCTCGGCACCGCGGTCCGGAACCCGATGCGCAGCGGCTTCGGATCGGTTTCGGCTTCGAGACGGAAGGGACGGGCCGGCGGCGGCGCGCTGTACGGGTCTCCGGCCGCCGCCCCGGCGGTGGCGTCGAGCACCGCCGCGGTGTCCCGCACCGACCGGGTCAGCACGTGCTCATGCGTGACCGAACCCCAGTAGTCGCCGTACTGCGGCCCGAGGCTGTTCCGCCCGCGGCTGGGCTTGAGCCCGACCACCCCGCAGGCACTCGCCGGGACGCGGATCGAGCCCGCCATGTCGTTGCCGTGAGCCACCGAGACCAGCCCCGCGGCCACGGCGGCGGCCGAGCCTCCGCTGGAACCGCCGGGCGAACGCGTCCGGTCCCACGGGTTGTGCGTCGCGCCGCGGGACAGCGGCTCGGTGGTCAGGCTCGTCGCCAGCTCGGGGGTGTTCGTCCGGCCGCAGAACACGAATCCCGCGGCACGCAGGCGGGTGGCCAGATGCGAGTTCTCCGTCGCCCGCCAGTCGCGCTCGCGCAGCAGGCGCATGCCGCCGTGCACCGGATCACCGGCCCAGTGGGCGAGGAAGTCCTTCAGCAGCATCGGAACTCCCCGGAACGGCCCCTCGGCAGTCGAAGCCGCCTCGCTGCGCGCCTGCTCGAAACGCGTGCTGACGACGGCGTTCAGGTCGCCGTTGTGCTCTTCGATCCGGGCTATCGCCCCGTCGAGGAGTTCCAGCGGGGTGACTTGGCCCTGGCGGACGAGATCGGCCTGGGCCGTGGCGTCCAGCCACCTGAGTTCAGCAAGGCTCATGGGTGACACCTTTCCTCAGAAATAGCTTCCGGCCCACGACGGCCTGCGGGTGGCGAACAGCGTGTCGGCGTCGGGCAGGGCGCCGGGCTGGCCGTGCTGCCGATCAAGTCCGTGCGGTGAGGACTTTCTCACCAGCTCAGAATCCGCAACGGCCGGGCGTCGGGGACGCGGTCCCGCAGCACCAGAACCCCGAGTGGCACAAGGACCAGGGCCAGGGCGCCGTATTCGAAGAGGTCCGGAAGGCGCGCCGCCTTGAGGACGCCGCCCCACAGCGTGCCCGACCAGAGCAGGATCAGGCAGCGGCCGGTGCCGAAGGTGCCCGACCGGAACGCGCCGATGGCCAGCAGCAGCATCCCGAGGTACTGACAGGCGGACGCCACGACGCCGACGCGCCAAGGGCCGTAGGAAATGCTCGCGTAGTTGCCCAAGACGAACTCGGTGACCCGGTCGAGGCCCTGTGCCGCGGCGAGCTGGAAGGCGGCCTGATCGACCCCGGCGTGGTAGAGCCGGGCGAACAGACCCAGGATGACCAGCGTGCCACCCCAGCAGGCGAGCGCCGGCGCCCGCGGCGCGACGATGCGGGCGAGGGTGGCGAAGGCCGGGCACAGCAGCAGCGCCCCGGCGGCGAAGCAGGCGTACCCGGCCGTCACCAGCGTGGGATTCTCCAGGTACGCCGCCAGCTGCGACGGCGCGGCGAACGGCTGCCTGGAGAACTCCGCCAGCTGCTCAGCGGAGAACGCGCCCGAATGCAGCCCGAGATACCGCAACAGCAGCCCCGTCCACCACAGCAGGGGACCGGCCACCAGCGCGGCGCCCCCGATCACCCGGCCCGGGAACCAGGCGTTCCGGTGGACCGGTGCGGGTGCCCGCCACCGGCGGACGAGGAGCAGCGGATTCGTTCGGCTCATGGCCGAAACCCTGGATCACCGGGCGCCCGCGGCACATCTGCCGATGGACAGCGCCGGGGTTCACTTTGGTCAGGGCCTCAGGGCTGCAAAGGCGTTCGCCGGGCCTTGACCGTGCGGCGGCTGATCCGCCACCCGGCCTCGGATCGTTCCAGCTGATCGTCGAAGGTGACGCTGCGCGCGGTCCCGTCGGCACCGATGCCGATCCCTTTCGAGAGACTGTGCACGACGCCGTCGCCGATCTCGTCCAGCACGATGTTGGTGACGTGGTGGGCCACCGGATTCCGGTCGCCGAGCCCCAGCACCCATGCCCGCATCGCCGGCAGACCGACGACTTCGCCGCCGCCGAAATCGCGCACGTCGTACACGACGTCGGCGGTGAAGACCTCGTCCAGGCCGTCGAGCAAGCCGCTGTCGATCAGGAAGCCGTGCCGGTTGATGACGCGGGTTATCGCCTCGCGGTCCTCAGCGTTCACCGGATCACCTTACCGAGCACTCAGCGCAGGTTGCGCTTGAGCACCTTGCCGGTGGACGTCATCGGGAACTCCTCGCGGAACTCGACCAGCCGCGGGTACTTGTAACCCGCCATGTTCTCCTTGCACCAGGCGACCAGCTCCGCCTCCGTCAGCTCGGCGCCGGGGCGGCGGATGACAAACGCCTTGACCTCCTCGCCGTGGCTCGGGTGCGCGACGCCGACCACGGCGACCAGGCTGACCGCCGGGTGCGTCATGATCACTTCCTCGAGTTCGCGCGGGTACACGTTGAAGCCGCCGCGCACGA includes the following:
- a CDS encoding RNA polymerase sigma-70 factor, whose amino-acid sequence is MQETADLESAAAVFAGVRARLFGIGYRMTGSAVDAEDLVQETWLRWQNCDRAAVADPGAYLATAITRLAINAGQSARARHEAYVGPWLPEPVDTSADPQLGAERGAALEFAVLLLLEKLSPTERAAYVLREAFDYPYPQIAEIVRTTEASARQLVSRGRKRLAAERRAPVSAPEQRRLLSAFVAAARAGDLSALEELFAADVVSYSDGGGVVRASRIPVHGAQTVAKYLRAFASRFWAGVDVSWVEANGGPGALLRRDGEAIAMVTVTASADGIEQLLWVMNPAKLAAITRP
- a CDS encoding SDR family oxidoreductase, translating into MKIVVIGGTGLIGSQVVRTLTGHGHEAVAASPGSGVNTITGEGLKEVLQDAQVVVDVSNSPSFADEDVLAFFRTATGNLVEAAGAAGVGHYVALSVVGSDRLPEAGYLRAKVVQEDLIKQSGIPFSLVRATQFFEFVGGIADSATQGTTVRLPAAGVQPIAAADVAAVVARTAAGEPLGGTAEIAGPDVLTMDEWVRTGLAFRGDPREVVTDDEARYFGAKPGKDGLLPGPGVELAETRFVDWLPAN
- a CDS encoding FAD-dependent monooxygenase — translated: MPSVLISGASVTGLTLAYWLRHRGFQPTIVERSPGPRGGGQAIDVRGAALQVVERMGLLEPIRAAKTDLRGMSFVDSQGKELSRSTEATLTGGLIDNDDVEIMRDDLTTLLSDAADPECLFGDVITSLTQHGNDVEGTFRRSPPRRFDLVLGADGLHSGVRRLVFGPEADFVRFLGSYMTIFTVDNFLGLDRWQTFHAPENGLVGVYSARHNTEARAMLRFASPELDFDYHDVKQQKDILAEHFAGVGWETPRLLDRMWEAPDFFFDSTSQVRLDRWSAGRIALVGDAAYCASPRAGQGTSMALVGAYVLAGELAKDPADHAAAFARYQQVMQGYVGRNQQMARDAAAGRPVSEADRADAACAITLEDYSA
- a CDS encoding methyltransferase domain-containing protein gives rise to the protein MAESYGVQGPDKVTYYAQVAASDAGRGYKRQVLEALDLRPGQTVLDVGCGPGTDLPGMADAVTASGVVIGVDLEPSMVGQARRRVADRPWVEVREGDAHALPVPPQSVDRARADRMVQHVADPAAVFAEFRRVLRPGGVACVAEPDWDSLVVDPGDLETNRAFNRFVCATMVRNATVGRQAARLAQQAGLEVLDVITSAPVFRDFALADRILGLSRNTERAIRADQLDRETGTRWLAEIAAGPFLASTLVFLTVVRRPA
- a CDS encoding S1 family peptidase, encoding MKLPRLTFLLPLVALATLVPAPAASAVIGGSVSTRGPWAVRMLVDGKGECTGTALSREWIIGASHCFFEQAQDIADARIEFRVGSLDQRRGTAVHPVPGSRQGSPVADMMLIKVPPMTVTPAKLPGAEPVRPGQTVRQYGWGATCQGDENSCQSDVLKQSDLRVTKSEDPRCEGFGGGTDFCLTSISGIPAGGDSGGPIMGTGAAADTLVGVFDTSDRESVAGAGEVSQQLAWIRKVIGS
- a CDS encoding LamG-like jellyroll fold domain-containing protein; protein product: MRVSQGSGDSSPTPEGPSRRSFLRNAGLAGVGATALGALGASPASADTAVDAADAAGRRPGGIGRWSPDAESLQFTLAVMPDTQYLYWGSQNSLAPEPQEASFRYVINQSGNPDNNIVFMAHLGDLTQDADPTSFQAVGKAFEVMDSHNVAYSVLAGNHDVSGDDTRGSTPYLQTMGPQRFRRSKSFLGADASGYNTAHTFRAAGRDWLLLAMDWRTSEAGFAWADQVVKAHPKMPVILTAHEIVGSTYDDNVYPYESGDPENNAVITDYGQQVWERLIKDNDQVFLTLNGHYWPSGRVVKKNAAGHDVHLHITNYQNRYFGGGGMLRLYHFDLERNTIDVETISPWILAQPPAERNRMAVLESRLTTPVDYFSIPFDFDQRFAGFLPVPVRPARPANKMLVPGTLAYWRFDNGGGDGSQVTAGQPVRDLSGHGNDLSLATVAGSAADALTWSTEHHPDQPGHASLRFAGGRNPLHGAYLTTGARAPLNAETFQRGYTIEAFIKIPLDWDANNNGFMALLSRWGAAGAAGKHGRNTDPKEPVAQLCISNNGREPQFNCYPLNQSSPTTNWGHGLPEDTWWHLAVVNDGHHTRMYVESSPVADNPSTDSVGIASLGLAWMLGGHSYDGAVDQVFHGWVGDVRIVGRPLRLDEFMTK
- a CDS encoding DUF6640 family protein, which codes for MKPRGARKSAARFLVGLVGATTAAGAFTADFLVPKTARQHLRNPRWPGHAKFHDAQYIVMTQLLGGAGLALLASKKGDPDRNLRTAAAIVSTPWLGMYGATLFPGTTLVDEEFKAQSPKVLGLDANLFIATACLAALAAATGLAGRPGRS
- a CDS encoding amidase, with the translated sequence MSLAELRWLDATAQADLVRQGQVTPLELLDGAIARIEEHNGDLNAVVSTRFEQARSEAASTAEGPFRGVPMLLKDFLAHWAGDPVHGGMRLLRERDWRATENSHLATRLRAAGFVFCGRTNTPELATSLTTEPLSRGATHNPWDRTRSPGGSSGGSAAAVAAGLVSVAHGNDMAGSIRVPASACGVVGLKPSRGRNSLGPQYGDYWGSVTHEHVLTRSVRDTAAVLDATAGAAAGDPYSAPPPARPFRLEAETDPKPLRIGFRTAVPSLGETAHPDCVTAVENTARLLESLGHHVAPAAAPALDAPGLFDAMPPVLAAAVAWELDSWSQRLGEELPPSVLEPMNAMLCEAGRQVTAVQYLNAITASQRWARGVAALWEDELDIMLTPTLPAPPGKLGELAPEAAPPEQLAAGISLLGGFTAPFNITGQPAISLPLHWNADGLPIGLQFVAAQNREDLLIRLAGQLERAASWSGRRPPA
- a CDS encoding nuclear transport factor 2 family protein, translated to MNAEDREAITRVINRHGFLIDSGLLDGLDEVFTADVVYDVRDFGGGEVVGLPAMRAWVLGLGDRNPVAHHVTNIVLDEIGDGVVHSLSKGIGIGADGTARSVTFDDQLERSEAGWRISRRTVKARRTPLQP